The DNA region TCTCCTCGAACTCCTCCTTCACATTGGATGGATCGCACCGGTCGATTCAGGACAACTCCATCGTGAACGCGACGGTGCTGGAGGATGCGCAGCATCTGTGCACCGCGGGGCAAACCTTCTGCTCCTATCAATTTGCCAACCCGACTCCCAATGTGAGGACCGACATCAGTCCCCGTGTTGACCTTCAGCTCGGAGAGAAGAACACGCTCACGACGCGATTCCGGTATGAGCAAAGCGATATGTCGAATCAGGGCATCGGCAATCTCAGCCTGCCGTCCACTGGATATAACTCGAGCAGCTCCGAGGCCACACTACAGATGACGGACACGCAGGTCGTCAACTCGCGCGTGATCAACGAGACCCGGTTCGAGTATGAGCGCGATCACAGTTCACAGACACCGCTTAGCACAGCCCCCACGATTACGGTGCAGGGTAACTTTGTGGGTGGCGGTTCCAACTCTGGCAGCAACTCCGATAACCAGACCCACTTCGAGCTGCACAACTATACGTCGATCCAGTTGAAGAAGAACTTCATCCGCATGGGCGGACGTTTGCGGTCAACCCGCGACTCGCAGACTTCAAGTGCCGGCAGCAACGGCAGCTTCATTTATAACTGCCTGCTGACAACGAACTGCCCGGTCGGAGGCTCGTCTTATGACAGCGGGCAGGCCAGCCAGTTCAAAATCACGAAGATCATCCACCCGTCAGTGAATGCGACGATGGTTGACCTCGGCGTCTATGCCGAAGACGACTGGAAGCCGATCCAAAACCTCACCTTGAGCTATGGTATTCGGTACGAAACTCAGAGTGATATCGGCGACCATCACGACATTGCACCTCGCCTGTCGTTCGCCTATGGACTGGGAAGCGGCAAGAATGCGGCGAAGACGGTGCTGCGCGGAGGCTTCGGACTCTTCTATGACCGCTTTCAGTTGGACAATATTTTGACGACGGTTCAGTTGAACGGGACAAATCAGATACAGACTACTCTGGCCCATCCGGATTCCGCGACATGTTCGCCAAACAATCTGAGCGGCTGTACTGCGGGAACGCCCGGCGGCTCCACGACCGTGGCAGCGGCACCGAATCTTCGTACCCCATACTCGATGGAGTTCGCCATCGGAGCCGACCAGCAACTCTTTCGCAACGCGACGATGTCGGTGAATTACCTCAATACGCGAGGCGTGCATCAGTTTCTGAGCCAGAATGTAAATTCGCCCACTGGTGTCGATGCCAACGGCAATTTCATCTATCCAATAGAACCGGCGGCGGGTGAAGCCCCAGTAATCCGGCAGCAGTATCAGTCCGAGGGCGTGTATCGGCAGAATGAGCTAATCGCAAACCTCAACATCCGCGAGAGGGCGTTTTCTCTCTTTGGATACTATGTCTTGAACTTTGCGAAATCGGATACCGGCGGCATCACTTCCTTTCCGTCTCAGCCCTATAACATCGGCGCGGACTACGGTCGTGCAGTATTCGACCGGCGGAACCGTCTCTTCCTCGGCGGCAATTTTTCGCTGCCCTATCACATCTCGCTCAGCCCTTTCATCGTGGCTTCTTCCGGAACGCCTTATAACGTAACGCTCGGACGCGACCTGAATGGCGACAGCGAATTCAACGACCGTCCTGCGTTTGCTACCTCGTCGAACGAACCGGGGGCAAGCACCATCCCCGGTTGTGGCAGCTTTATAACCCCAGCCGCCGGACAGGCGCGGATACCGATCAACTACTGCACCGGCCCTGCGCTGTTCGTGACGAATCTTCGCATCTCGAAGACATTCGGTTTCGGGCCATCCACGGAGCAGAAGGGACAGGGTTCCTCCGGCCCAGGGGATCATGGGCACGGTGACCACGGCGGCGGTCATGGAGGGTTTGGTGGCAGCAGCAGGACGGATAAGAAGTACAATCTGACGTTCTCCACGCAGGTGCAGAACCTCTTCAACAATGCTGATTACGCAACGCCGAACGCGACGATGACTTCACAGACCCTGTTTGGAAAATCGACCCAACTGGCGGGCAATCCTTATACCAGCAGCTCGGCGCTTCGTCGCATCTCTCTTAACATGTCGTTCAACTTCTAATTGTTTCGGCTATAAAAGGGGAGCGATCAGATATCTGATCGCGCCCCTTTTATGTGAGAGATTCCAATTGCGGGATTACAAATACTTGTCATCCTTCGCCGCAGGCGGAGGATCTGCTTTATGCAGTGGTTTGTCGAGTGAATTTCACCAGGCTATGCGTGCCCAGTGTCTGCCTTTGCGATGACCACTGTCTTCGAGTTGAGGAACTCGCGCATTCCAGCAGCGGAGAGTTCGCGCCCATAGCCCGAGCGTTTAATTCCGCCGAAGGGAAGGCGCGGATCGCTGGCCACCATGGCGTTGAGGAAGACCGCGCCGCATTGCAGTTCGGTGACGAAACGTCGTTGCTCCATTGGGTCTTGTGTCCAGGCAGAGGCGCTCAGACCGAAGGCAGTGTCGTTAGCAAACCTTATGGCCTCATCCAGATTAGTAACGCGAAAGAGCATCGCTACAGGGCCGAAGAGCTCTTCTCGGTAGACCGCACAGGTCTTGGGGACACCGACGAGCACAGTGGGCTCGAAGTAGTTGCCTTCGCCTACCATGCGCTCACCTCCTGTAAGGATGCGCGCTCCGGCGCTGGTCGCCGCTCTTACTTGTGCCTCAAGCTCGTCGACGATGCTGGCGGTTGCGAGCGGTCCAATGTCCGTCGAATCCTTCATGGGATCTCCGACGCGCATCGCCTCCATTCCCGCAACAAAGCGTGATTCGAACTCGTCATAGATCTCATCGGCGACGATGAAGCGTTTGGCCGCGATGCAGGACTGGCCACTGTTGACGCAGCGTGCGCGGACAGCGGTTTCGACGGCGGCCTCAAGGTTGGCCGACGGCATAACGATGAACGGATCGCTGCCGCCAAGTTCGAGCACAGATTTCTTGATCAACCAGCCAGCTTGCGCGGCCACTGCGCGACCCGCGGGTTCGCTGCCAGTGACGGTGACGGCGGCCACACGCTCGTCGCCGAGGACGGACTCTACCTGACGGGAATCGATCAGCAGCGTCTGAAAGGTGCCGCGGGGAAAGCCGGCGCGGCGCACCAGCGCCTCGATGGTGATTGCGCACTGTGGCACGTTGGAAGAGTGCTTGAGCAGGCCGACATTTCCGGCCATCAGGGCAGGCGCGAGAAACCGGAAGACCTGCCAGAAGGGGAAGTTCCATGGCATCACGGCGAGGATGACGCCGAGCGGGTCCCAGCGGACATAGCTGTCGTTGCCGTCTGTCGGGATAGATTCAGGCGTGAGAATGCGGGCGGCGTTTTCGGCGTAGTAGCGACACGCGCTAGCGCACTTCAGCACCTCTTGGCGAGCGGTGTGCAGAGGCTTGCCCATCTCTTCGGTGATGATGGTGGCGAGGTCTTCGGTCTCGTGCTCGAGGATGGCTGCGAGCTTGCGCATGCACAGGGCGCGGTGTTCGAGCGGGACGGTTTGATAGGCATGGAAGGCCTCGGAGGCAAGGCCGATCTTCTGTCGGATCGCTTCTTCGGTGAGCGGATCGAAGCGTCGAAGCAGCTTGCCATTGGCGGGATTGATTGATTCGATAGCCATGCGTCGGGGAGCGTCTACACTCATGCTAGCTTAGCAAGGACCGCGAAGCCATGTGCCATAATTTGATTATCCCGTCAGTCTCTCCGTACCAAACGCGGAATATGGAATAAGGATAACGAGCCGAATGCAGGGCAATCCAATCTTCATGGAAAAGGCGATCGCCCTGGCGACGGAGAACGTCACCGCAGGACGTGGTGGCCCTTTTGGCGCGGTGATCGTGCGTGACGGCCAGATCGTTGCCACGGGCGTGAATATGGTGGCAGCTACCAATGATCCGACCGCACACGCTGAGGTAGTGGCGATCCGCAATGCGGCTGCTGCGCTTGCTGTCTTCGATCTGACGGGTTGCGAGATATACAGCAGTTGCGAGCCTTGCCCGATGTGTCTTGCGGCAATCTACTGGTCGCATTGTGATGCGATCTTCTATGGCAATACATCTGCAGATGCCGCGGCAGCGGGCTTCGACGATGCGTTTCTCTACGAAGAGGTAAAACTTCCTTTGGAGCGGCGCAGGATTCCGACGGTCAATCTGTTGCGCGAGAAGGCAATCTCTAACTTTGAGGCTTGGCGCAAGTTCGCCAGCAGAATCGATTACTAAGACATGGCGACGAAGAAGAAGCAGATAGTGAAAAAGAAGCAAATAGATTCAACGGTCAAAGTGGCGCTGCTCGGGTTTGGAACTGTGGGTAGCTCGGTGGCGCGGGTGCTTGCTGCGTCGAAGTTTCCCGGTTTGGAACTGACGCACATCTTCAATCGCTCGGTGGAGCGCAAGCGGACCTCGGATGCTGCGAAGGTCGTTCCTGCTTCCGTGGTCTGGACGGAAGATATTGACGACATCCTGAACTCGAATGTCGATGTCGTCGTCGAACTGATGGGCGGCTTGAACCCTGTCGAGGGCTGGCTGCGCAAGGCGTTGACGGCGGGCAAGTCTGTTGTGACTGCGAACAAGCAGTTGATCGCATATCGCGGCGCAAATCTCGCCAAACTGGCGGCATCGCATAACGTTCACCTAGTCTACGGCGCCGCAGTGGCTGGCGGCGTTCCGGTGATTCCCGGAATGCTGCAAGGTCTGGGCGGCGATCAGGTGACGAGGCTGAGCGGCATTCTCAATGGAACCTGTAACTACATCCTCAACCGGATGGAAGGCGGCGCGGATTATGCGACGGTGCTGGCGGATGCGCAGCAGCTTGGCTATGCCGAGGCCGATCCGTCAGCAGATGTTGACGGGTTCGACGCGCGGGCGAAGCTCTGTATCCTGTCGCGGATCGCGCTCCACTCCGAACTCGATCCCGATGCGGTGATGACGCAGACGATCTCGACGATAGAGGCCATCGACTTCATGTATGCCAAAGAACTGAATTGCACGATCCGCCAGGTCTCACGGGCTCAGCGGGACGGGAGCGTTGTCCATGCGCGAGTTGCGCCGATGCTGGTGCCGCTTAGCTCGCCGATGGCCTGGTCGCATGGGACACAGAATATGGTCGTGGCCAGTGGACGGTTTGGCGGCGACGTGGTCTTCTCCGGCCACGGCGCGGGCGGGGAACCGACGGCGGTCGCGGTTGTGTCCGACCTGCTGGCGGTCGCGCAGAATTGCGGTACGGTGCAGTTGCCGGTTCGCAAGCGGCAAGTTGCGGGAGAGTTTCTTGCTCCGCACTATCTTCGGTTCGTGGTGGACGACAGGCCGGGGATCGTCTCCTCGATCGCCGGTGCGTTGGCGACGGTGGGCGCTAATATTGATTCTCTGCTGCAGCGGCCCGGTCATCCCAAACACCGGCTGCCGTTTGTGGTGACGACCGAGCGTTCGTTGACCACTACGATCGACAAGGCCATGAAAGCCATCGCCAAGCTGGACTGCATGTTGGAGCGACCCCTGTGCCTGCAGATTCTGGTGCCTGAAGATAAGCCTGAGTAGCTCCGAGAGGTACCCCTCCCCCCGGGGGTACTTTTTCGCAAAGTCTCTCGATTCAAGACTTTACAGAAGGTGTACTTTGTAAAGTCTTCATTCCATAGGCTTTAAGTATCAAAGTATTGTTTCTAAAAGACTTAGGCCCAGCTGTTGGCTGGGCCTAAGTCTTTCATGCTGTATCCAGTTTAGCAAATGGGATAGAACTGTTTTGCAATCTATATTTCCTTTGCTTTGTTGTATTTATGTGGTTTTGGGGCTTGACAGGAAAATTTACCTCAGGGGCTAAAGCCCTATTTACGAAGAATGGACTTGCGGCACGGCTAAAGCCGTGCCCTTAA from Edaphobacter paludis includes:
- a CDS encoding homoserine dehydrogenase yields the protein MKKKQIDSTVKVALLGFGTVGSSVARVLAASKFPGLELTHIFNRSVERKRTSDAAKVVPASVVWTEDIDDILNSNVDVVVELMGGLNPVEGWLRKALTAGKSVVTANKQLIAYRGANLAKLAASHNVHLVYGAAVAGGVPVIPGMLQGLGGDQVTRLSGILNGTCNYILNRMEGGADYATVLADAQQLGYAEADPSADVDGFDARAKLCILSRIALHSELDPDAVMTQTISTIEAIDFMYAKELNCTIRQVSRAQRDGSVVHARVAPMLVPLSSPMAWSHGTQNMVVASGRFGGDVVFSGHGAGGEPTAVAVVSDLLAVAQNCGTVQLPVRKRQVAGEFLAPHYLRFVVDDRPGIVSSIAGALATVGANIDSLLQRPGHPKHRLPFVVTTERSLTTTIDKAMKAIAKLDCMLERPLCLQILVPEDKPE
- a CDS encoding beta-sandwich domain-containing protein gives rise to the protein MSFRSILRFVVLFSFAFVPMVASAQQKGATVQGTVADPDEAVIPGATVTLTPASGKPLVTQSQSDGTYVFHNVPAGSYSETVTMQGFASFVKLGVKINPSQSLTLDAKMDIQAQQQEVQVTAQTAQVSVDADSNASSTVIKGKDLDALSDDPDELSSELTALAGPSAGPNGGQIYVDGFTGGQLPPKSSIREIRINQNPFSAEYDRLGYGRVQIFTKPGTDKLHGFFQMSGNNSSFNTGNPLLNANLSPGQSAITQPPYHTIFMFGDVSGPLSSNSSFTLDGSHRSIQDNSIVNATVLEDAQHLCTAGQTFCSYQFANPTPNVRTDISPRVDLQLGEKNTLTTRFRYEQSDMSNQGIGNLSLPSTGYNSSSSEATLQMTDTQVVNSRVINETRFEYERDHSSQTPLSTAPTITVQGNFVGGGSNSGSNSDNQTHFELHNYTSIQLKKNFIRMGGRLRSTRDSQTSSAGSNGSFIYNCLLTTNCPVGGSSYDSGQASQFKITKIIHPSVNATMVDLGVYAEDDWKPIQNLTLSYGIRYETQSDIGDHHDIAPRLSFAYGLGSGKNAAKTVLRGGFGLFYDRFQLDNILTTVQLNGTNQIQTTLAHPDSATCSPNNLSGCTAGTPGGSTTVAAAPNLRTPYSMEFAIGADQQLFRNATMSVNYLNTRGVHQFLSQNVNSPTGVDANGNFIYPIEPAAGEAPVIRQQYQSEGVYRQNELIANLNIRERAFSLFGYYVLNFAKSDTGGITSFPSQPYNIGADYGRAVFDRRNRLFLGGNFSLPYHISLSPFIVASSGTPYNVTLGRDLNGDSEFNDRPAFATSSNEPGASTIPGCGSFITPAAGQARIPINYCTGPALFVTNLRISKTFGFGPSTEQKGQGSSGPGDHGHGDHGGGHGGFGGSSRTDKKYNLTFSTQVQNLFNNADYATPNATMTSQTLFGKSTQLAGNPYTSSSALRRISLNMSFNF
- a CDS encoding NAD-dependent succinate-semialdehyde dehydrogenase, with the translated sequence MAIESINPANGKLLRRFDPLTEEAIRQKIGLASEAFHAYQTVPLEHRALCMRKLAAILEHETEDLATIITEEMGKPLHTARQEVLKCASACRYYAENAARILTPESIPTDGNDSYVRWDPLGVILAVMPWNFPFWQVFRFLAPALMAGNVGLLKHSSNVPQCAITIEALVRRAGFPRGTFQTLLIDSRQVESVLGDERVAAVTVTGSEPAGRAVAAQAGWLIKKSVLELGGSDPFIVMPSANLEAAVETAVRARCVNSGQSCIAAKRFIVADEIYDEFESRFVAGMEAMRVGDPMKDSTDIGPLATASIVDELEAQVRAATSAGARILTGGERMVGEGNYFEPTVLVGVPKTCAVYREELFGPVAMLFRVTNLDEAIRFANDTAFGLSASAWTQDPMEQRRFVTELQCGAVFLNAMVASDPRLPFGGIKRSGYGRELSAAGMREFLNSKTVVIAKADTGHA
- a CDS encoding nucleoside deaminase; this encodes MQGNPIFMEKAIALATENVTAGRGGPFGAVIVRDGQIVATGVNMVAATNDPTAHAEVVAIRNAAAALAVFDLTGCEIYSSCEPCPMCLAAIYWSHCDAIFYGNTSADAAAAGFDDAFLYEEVKLPLERRRIPTVNLLREKAISNFEAWRKFASRIDY